The Aliivibrio fischeri genome contains a region encoding:
- the nrdG gene encoding anaerobic ribonucleoside-triphosphate reductase-activating protein: protein MNYHVYHSIDVVNGPGTRCTLFVSGCEHNCKGCYNKSTLNPNSGHLFTKELEDKIIADLNDTRIPRRGLSLSGGDPLHPMNCESVLKLVKRVKSECENKDIWMWTGYTLSELNPTQKEIVDLIDTLIDGRFEQDKADPSLDWRGSSNQIIYTFNVL, encoded by the coding sequence ATGAACTATCACGTATATCATTCAATTGATGTGGTTAATGGACCGGGTACGCGTTGTACCCTGTTCGTTTCAGGTTGTGAGCATAACTGTAAAGGTTGCTATAACAAATCCACACTTAATCCAAATTCAGGACATCTTTTTACTAAAGAGCTAGAAGATAAGATTATTGCTGATTTGAATGATACACGTATTCCACGTAGAGGATTGTCATTGTCTGGTGGTGATCCTCTTCATCCAATGAACTGTGAATCTGTTCTTAAGTTAGTAAAACGTGTTAAATCTGAATGTGAAAATAAAGATATTTGGATGTGGACGGGCTACACCCTAAGTGAGCTAAATCCAACACAAAAAGAGATCGTAGATTTAATTGACACCTTGATTGACGGTCGTTTTGAACAAGACAAAGCGGATCCATCATTGGATTGGCGTGGTAGTAGCAATCAGATTATTTATACATTCAATGTATTGTAA
- a CDS encoding amino acid aminotransferase produces the protein MLQNIATPAKDPILSLSIEYRADDRDNKVDLGIGVYRNDQGLTPIMKAVSDSAKSIAAEQTTKAYVGLAGCEVFNQSMVDLLLRDTSAYERVSAIQTPGASGALRMLADLIKSTEPGATVWISNPSYVNHQPVMEAAGLNVRHYTYFNPLTKQVDSEAMLADLANAGPKDIILLHGCCHNPTGADIRLSDWIAITELALKNGFIPFVDIAYQGFGDGLEADAAGLRFMADRVPQMFIATSCSKNFGLYRERTGAAMVIAGNIEIAMNAKAKLLQMARATYTMPPDHGAAIVGRILNDEQLTLSWRTELDEMQKRLVGLRTNLCEALRNETQSETFDFIEQHKGMFSVIGFTPEQMASLKSEHGIYAVGDGRINIAGMQEKHIEYIAKSVASVANK, from the coding sequence ATGCTGCAAAACATAGCAACTCCTGCTAAAGATCCCATTCTTTCTCTTTCTATCGAATACCGAGCTGATGATCGTGATAATAAAGTCGATCTCGGCATCGGTGTTTATCGTAACGATCAAGGTTTAACACCAATCATGAAAGCCGTAAGCGATTCGGCGAAATCTATTGCAGCAGAGCAAACCACAAAAGCTTATGTTGGTCTTGCTGGTTGTGAAGTTTTTAATCAAAGCATGGTTGATTTATTGTTACGTGATACCTCAGCTTATGAGCGTGTATCTGCGATTCAAACTCCTGGAGCGAGTGGTGCTTTACGCATGCTTGCTGATTTAATTAAATCAACAGAGCCAGGTGCAACTGTTTGGATAAGTAACCCAAGTTATGTTAACCATCAGCCTGTAATGGAAGCTGCTGGCCTTAACGTTCGTCATTACACATATTTCAATCCTCTGACAAAACAAGTGGATAGCGAAGCTATGCTTGCTGACTTAGCAAACGCTGGTCCTAAAGACATTATTTTACTGCACGGTTGTTGCCATAATCCGACTGGCGCAGATATTCGTCTTTCTGATTGGATAGCTATAACAGAGTTAGCATTAAAAAATGGCTTTATTCCTTTTGTCGATATTGCATACCAAGGATTTGGTGATGGATTAGAAGCTGATGCTGCTGGTTTACGGTTTATGGCAGACCGTGTACCTCAAATGTTTATAGCAACATCATGCTCGAAAAATTTTGGTTTGTATCGTGAACGAACAGGTGCGGCGATGGTGATCGCTGGCAATATTGAGATAGCAATGAATGCTAAAGCGAAACTGCTGCAAATGGCTCGTGCGACTTATACTATGCCGCCAGATCATGGTGCTGCGATTGTTGGTCGAATTTTAAATGATGAGCAATTAACGTTATCGTGGCGCACTGAATTGGATGAGATGCAAAAACGCTTAGTTGGTTTACGAACTAACTTATGTGAAGCACTACGTAATGAAACGCAATCAGAGACATTTGATTTTATTGAACAGCATAAAGGTATGTTCTCAGTAATTGGTTTTACGCCAGAGCAGATGGCATCTTTAAAATCAGAACATGGTATTTACGCTGTGGGTGATGGTCGAATCAATATTGCAGGAATGCAAGAAAAGCACATTGAGTATATTGCTAAATCTGTTGCCTCTGTTGCAAATAAGTAA
- a CDS encoding ATP-dependent zinc protease → MKIAKKWSTLLLPILLAGCMSTATTTPETDGATNPSVEEPSTKPDVKPEQKPQVDPKPPVKPEANELKTADGKLLLGEEEWIYIKAINHSAKARIDTGATTSSISAVDIEMFERDGKKWVKFKLAHNDKETKEFESPISRIVTIRQSSTEKRTDRPVIEAWVQIGDLKTKTEFTLNDRTHMTFPVLLGRTFFRDVAVVDVSKKYIQPKVKAEK, encoded by the coding sequence ATGAAGATAGCAAAAAAATGGTCAACGTTACTTTTACCAATACTGCTTGCTGGTTGTATGTCAACAGCGACAACAACGCCAGAAACTGATGGCGCAACGAATCCATCAGTAGAAGAACCATCCACTAAGCCTGATGTAAAACCAGAGCAAAAACCACAAGTAGATCCAAAACCACCTGTAAAACCTGAAGCAAATGAATTAAAAACAGCGGATGGAAAACTGTTATTGGGTGAAGAAGAGTGGATTTACATTAAAGCCATCAATCATAGCGCTAAAGCTCGTATTGATACGGGAGCGACGACATCTTCTATTTCTGCTGTAGATATTGAAATGTTTGAGCGTGATGGTAAAAAGTGGGTTAAGTTTAAGTTGGCTCATAATGATAAAGAAACCAAAGAGTTTGAGTCACCTATATCACGTATTGTTACGATTCGACAATCAAGTACAGAAAAACGTACCGATCGTCCTGTGATTGAAGCTTGGGTTCAAATTGGTGATTTGAAAACTAAAACTGAATTCACTCTGAATGATCGCACACACATGACATTCCCTGTGTTACTTGGCCGTACTTTCTTCCGAGATGTTGCCGTTGTTGATGTAAGTAAGAAATATATTCAACCAAAAGTAAAAGCTGAAAAATAA
- a CDS encoding transglycosylase SLT domain-containing protein: MEVGFYQVSNGKPIGIISEFLSHFERHLAKKNDHTHIRIIPVSDDDLIWSLKAGFGDIAVGHLAITKARLRHIDFSTPTIKDSEEWLITAKGHAPITELADLSGKEIWVKGSSSYFETLQNINEQLTSNNMAPMDVHFLEESLGDNEVLEMVENKLLPATVIENYRAILWKKIIPNIQYHEEFPLKQDINIAWAVRKNSPQLTNVVNQYITKIKKGSFLGNLIYKKYLNDEKWLAKILQTDNIDKLYELSDLFKHYSSMYNLDWQLTSALAYQESRLDNKAVSHKGAVGIMQVLPSTAKDKHVQIDNIYTLENNIHAGIKYLSFVHKRYFDKPEISADNQLYFSLAAYNAGPAKIRRIRKKAQEQGYDPNVWFNNVELMALKYISKEPVHYVSNISRYYVIYKQIVQLKEQKEQRNALNKATFDFDNI; this comes from the coding sequence ATGGAAGTAGGTTTTTATCAAGTAAGTAATGGTAAACCCATCGGAATAATTTCAGAATTTCTCTCACACTTTGAGCGTCATTTAGCGAAAAAAAATGATCACACTCATATTCGAATTATTCCCGTCTCTGATGATGATTTAATATGGTCATTAAAAGCAGGGTTTGGAGACATTGCCGTTGGCCACTTAGCGATCACCAAAGCTCGATTACGCCATATCGACTTTAGTACTCCCACAATAAAAGACAGTGAAGAGTGGTTAATCACAGCTAAAGGACACGCCCCTATCACTGAGCTAGCCGATCTTTCAGGTAAAGAAATATGGGTAAAAGGCAGCTCCAGTTACTTTGAGACACTTCAAAACATTAATGAACAACTAACGTCAAATAATATGGCTCCTATGGATGTTCATTTTTTAGAAGAATCATTAGGTGATAATGAAGTTCTTGAGATGGTTGAAAATAAGTTATTGCCAGCAACCGTAATAGAAAACTATCGAGCAATACTATGGAAAAAGATCATTCCTAACATTCAATATCATGAAGAATTCCCATTAAAACAAGATATTAATATCGCATGGGCAGTACGAAAAAATAGCCCTCAGCTAACTAATGTCGTAAATCAATACATTACTAAAATAAAAAAAGGGTCATTTCTAGGCAATTTAATTTATAAGAAATACCTTAATGACGAAAAGTGGTTAGCGAAAATTCTACAAACCGATAATATCGATAAGCTTTACGAGCTGTCTGATTTATTTAAACACTACTCTAGTATGTATAACTTAGATTGGCAGCTAACTTCAGCCTTAGCTTATCAAGAATCTAGGTTGGATAATAAAGCCGTATCTCATAAAGGTGCTGTTGGAATCATGCAAGTCTTACCGAGCACAGCAAAAGATAAGCATGTTCAAATAGACAATATTTATACCTTAGAAAACAACATACATGCAGGTATTAAATACTTAAGCTTTGTGCATAAACGATATTTTGATAAACCAGAAATATCCGCAGATAATCAGCTCTACTTCTCATTAGCCGCTTATAATGCAGGACCTGCTAAAATAAGACGCATTCGAAAAAAAGCGCAAGAACAAGGTTATGACCCTAATGTTTGGTTCAATAATGTGGAATTAATGGCGTTGAAATATATCAGTAAAGAACCAGTTCATTATGTATCAAACATAAGTCGTTACTATGTGATTTATAAACAAATAGTTCAGTTAAAAGAACAAAAAGAGCAACGTAATGCGTTAAATAAAGCCACATTCGACTTTGATAATATCTAA